A genome region from Bufo gargarizans isolate SCDJY-AF-19 unplaced genomic scaffold, ASM1485885v1 original_scaffold_1765_pilon, whole genome shotgun sequence includes the following:
- the LOC122923584 gene encoding tapasin-related protein-like, which translates to MKTMGLLHLGFILTLHSVVLWGAAVPHLQYAVDILLPCDYALLDSSMGGMGFTRQSVTLVLQNVTVMGEEPADPLPNYHPPENPEMTVFLATADLAPLLFAERLLHVECEGEKVECEISPIYSQLFTAHIRLPELSIAVMARATVPIDRPDELANDKTVVPMTVDFLVSSSPPSQKRSLTDEVTLNCDVWSSTEVSVDWHLQKDGTGHRLNLEDSRITLQQETQEKKVASSLTIRQLHVHDEGTYICAVTSGQHKLQQILQLQIREPPQVTVSVSADPKTTVTCRTDRYYPLDVEVTWLLNGSPLTDISPITSSHRKNNDGTYSLSNFLQVPVPQTGASPDTYTCAVSHVSVTDPIMVEVNVLPEQADVSDTIILTIMFTIILILTLITSLFLWKKIQREEKKKA; encoded by the exons ATGAAGACCATGGGACTTTTGCATCTGGGATTCATCCTGACTCTACACA GTGTCGTGTTGTGGGGCGCCGCTGTGCCCCACTTACAGTATGCCGTGGACATTTTGCTCCCCTGTGACTACGCACTGCTGGATTCTAGCATGGGGGGGATGGGGTTTACAAGGCAAAGCGTGACGCTGGTCCTGCAGAACGTGACGGTGATGGGAGAGGAGCCGGCGGACCCTCTGCCAAATTATCATCCTCCTGAGAACCCGGAGATGACTGTTTTCCTGGCCACAG CCGACCTTGCCCCGCTCTTGTTTGCAGAACGCTTGCTTCATGTGGAGTGTGAGGGAGAAAAGGTTGAATGTGAGATCTCGCCGATCTATTCCCAGTTATTTACCGCTCACATCCGACTACCTGAGCTCAGCATTGCCGTCATGGCCAGAGCAACGGTACCCATTGATAGACCAGACGAGCTGGCCAATGACAAGACTGTGGTGCCCATGACAG TGGACTTTCTTGTATCATCCTCTCCGCCATCACAGAAGCGCTCCCTCACCGACGAAGTGACATTAAATTGTGACGTATGGAGTAGCACTGAAGTAAGCGTGGACTGGCATCTACAGAAGGATGGCACCGGGCACAGATTAAACCTTGAGGACTCCCGGATCACTTTACAACAGGAGACACAGGAGAAGAAGGTAGCCTCGTCTCTGACTATAAGACAACTCCATGTCCACGATGAGGGCACCTATATTTGTGCCGTGACTTCTGGACAACACAAATTACAGCAAATTCTCCAGCTACAGATCAGAG AGCCTCCTCAGGTTACAGTTTCTGTGAGTGCAGACCCAAAGACCACTGTGACTTGCCGCACTGACCGCTACTACCCGTTGGACGTGGAGGTGACCTGGCTGCTGAACGGTTCTCCATTAACCGACATCTCCCCAATAACCTCCAGTCATCGCAAAAATAATGACGGGACCTACAGCTTGAGCAACTTCCTCCAAGTTCCAGTCCCTCAGACCGGCGCTTCTCCGGATACTTATACCTGTGCCGTGTCACACGTCTCAGTGACTGATCCAATAATGGTTGAGGTCAATGTTCTTCCTGAAC AAGCCGATGTGTCTGATACTATTATTCTCACCATCATGTTCACCATCATCTTGATCCTCACCCTCATCACCTCTCTatttctatggaaaaaaatcCAAAGAGAGGAGAAGAAAAAAGCTTAA